From one Gracilinanus agilis isolate LMUSP501 chromosome 5, AgileGrace, whole genome shotgun sequence genomic stretch:
- the LOC123249246 gene encoding complement C1r subcomponent-like isoform X2 translates to MKLPFHAIFSRLEKRIIIFLKGFLLCCQVMVTCSPPQNMSYDGFEYVTRSGEDTYQDKIRSSCHAPYYEIAPSMGSGQPLPGTFTSSAHSIWKDREGRGKIPQCLPVCGQPSTPINWDQGATGVSKAKPGNFPWQALTVIYGRGGGALLGDHWILTAAHTIYPKDSFSQKNRTVNVFLGHTDVEEIIRLGTHSVQRVIVHPDYRPEEPNNFEGDIALLELENSVPLSPDILPICLPDNETLYGDGLMGYVSGFGMENGRLASQLKYVRLPIAKREDCEAWLQKKNRTEVFSPNMFCAGDRTLKQDACQGDSGGIFAVWDNTTERWMATGIVSWGIGCSKGYGFYTKVLNYMDWIKAIIEGDS, encoded by the exons ATGAAGTTGCCTTTCCATGCAATCTTCTCCAGGTTGGAAAAGCGGATTATTATCTTCTTAAAGGGCTTCCTGCTCTGCTGTCAAGTTATGG TAACCTGCAGCCCTCCCCAAAACATGTCCTATGATGGCTTTGAGTATGTCACCAGGTCTGGAGAAGATACCTACCAAGATAAGATCCGTTCCTCATGCCATGCGCCATATTACGAGATAGCACCTTCCATGGGCAGTGGCCAACCTCTTCCTG GAACATTCACCAGCTCAGCCCACAGCATctggaaagacagagagggaagagggaagattcCTCAGTGCTTACCTG TGTGCGGACAACCATCCACACCTATTAACTGGGACCAGGGAGCCACTGGTGTATCAAAGGCAAAGCCAGGAAACTTCCCGTGGCAGGCACTCACCGTCATCTATGGACGGGGAGGAGGAGCTCTGCTCGGAGACCACTGGATCCTCACAGCTGCCCATACCATCTACCCTAAGGACAGCTTCTCCCAGAAGAACCGGACTGTGAATGTATTCCTAGGACACACAGATGTAGAGGAGATTATAAGACTGGGGACACATTCTGTCCAGAGGGTCATCGTGCACCCAGACTATCGCCCAGAAGAGCCAAACAACTTTGAGGGTGACATTGCACTACTGGAATTAGAAAACAGTGTGCCTTTGAGCCCCGACATCCTCCCCATCTGTTTGCCAGACAATGAGACTCTCTATGGCGATGGCTTGATGGGCTATGTCAGTGGCTTTGGGATGGAAAATGGCCGTTTGGCTAGCCAACTGAAATATGTGCGTCTGCCTATTGCCAAGCGAGAGGATTGTGAGGCCTGGCTTCAGAAGAAAAATCGAACCGAAGTGTTTTCTCCAAATATGTTCTGTGCTGGAGACAGGACCTTAAAGCAAGATGCCTGCCAGGGGGACAGCGGAGGCATCTTTGCTGTGTGGGATAATACTACAGAGCGCTGGATGGCCACAGGCATTGTGTCCTGGGGCATTGGCTGCAGCAAAGGGTACGGCTTCTACACAAAGGTCCTCAACTATATGGACTGGATCAAGGCCATAATAGAAGGGGATAGCTGA
- the LOC123249246 gene encoding complement C1r subcomponent-like isoform X1 translates to MKLPFHAIFSRLEKRIIIFLKGFLLCCQVMAVTCSPPQNMSYDGFEYVTRSGEDTYQDKIRSSCHAPYYEIAPSMGSGQPLPGTFTSSAHSIWKDREGRGKIPQCLPVCGQPSTPINWDQGATGVSKAKPGNFPWQALTVIYGRGGGALLGDHWILTAAHTIYPKDSFSQKNRTVNVFLGHTDVEEIIRLGTHSVQRVIVHPDYRPEEPNNFEGDIALLELENSVPLSPDILPICLPDNETLYGDGLMGYVSGFGMENGRLASQLKYVRLPIAKREDCEAWLQKKNRTEVFSPNMFCAGDRTLKQDACQGDSGGIFAVWDNTTERWMATGIVSWGIGCSKGYGFYTKVLNYMDWIKAIIEGDS, encoded by the exons ATGAAGTTGCCTTTCCATGCAATCTTCTCCAGGTTGGAAAAGCGGATTATTATCTTCTTAAAGGGCTTCCTGCTCTGCTGTCAAGTTATGG CAGTAACCTGCAGCCCTCCCCAAAACATGTCCTATGATGGCTTTGAGTATGTCACCAGGTCTGGAGAAGATACCTACCAAGATAAGATCCGTTCCTCATGCCATGCGCCATATTACGAGATAGCACCTTCCATGGGCAGTGGCCAACCTCTTCCTG GAACATTCACCAGCTCAGCCCACAGCATctggaaagacagagagggaagagggaagattcCTCAGTGCTTACCTG TGTGCGGACAACCATCCACACCTATTAACTGGGACCAGGGAGCCACTGGTGTATCAAAGGCAAAGCCAGGAAACTTCCCGTGGCAGGCACTCACCGTCATCTATGGACGGGGAGGAGGAGCTCTGCTCGGAGACCACTGGATCCTCACAGCTGCCCATACCATCTACCCTAAGGACAGCTTCTCCCAGAAGAACCGGACTGTGAATGTATTCCTAGGACACACAGATGTAGAGGAGATTATAAGACTGGGGACACATTCTGTCCAGAGGGTCATCGTGCACCCAGACTATCGCCCAGAAGAGCCAAACAACTTTGAGGGTGACATTGCACTACTGGAATTAGAAAACAGTGTGCCTTTGAGCCCCGACATCCTCCCCATCTGTTTGCCAGACAATGAGACTCTCTATGGCGATGGCTTGATGGGCTATGTCAGTGGCTTTGGGATGGAAAATGGCCGTTTGGCTAGCCAACTGAAATATGTGCGTCTGCCTATTGCCAAGCGAGAGGATTGTGAGGCCTGGCTTCAGAAGAAAAATCGAACCGAAGTGTTTTCTCCAAATATGTTCTGTGCTGGAGACAGGACCTTAAAGCAAGATGCCTGCCAGGGGGACAGCGGAGGCATCTTTGCTGTGTGGGATAATACTACAGAGCGCTGGATGGCCACAGGCATTGTGTCCTGGGGCATTGGCTGCAGCAAAGGGTACGGCTTCTACACAAAGGTCCTCAACTATATGGACTGGATCAAGGCCATAATAGAAGGGGATAGCTGA